In the genome of Candidatus Baltobacteraceae bacterium, one region contains:
- a CDS encoding class I SAM-dependent methyltransferase yields the protein MIAPVCRFCASSLDQVFVDLGMSPPSNALLTAERLTQMERFYPLKAFVCSNCFLVQLEEFESPQEIFSDYAYFSSYSTTWLEHCKRYANEATDELRLGAGHRVVEIASNDGYLLQYFVERGVPVLGVEPAANVAATAVAKGIPTEVDFFGTQTARRLSASHGSANLVAANNVLAHVPDVNDFVEGVRILLAPGGRATFEFPHLLRLMEFNQFDTIYHEHFSYLSALTASQIFRKHALKIVRVQHLPTHGGSLRVWVAHEAEGIEPESSVDDVLREERAGGLDRLETYQRFPERVEFVKRRLLEFLIQARDDGKRVAAYGAAAKGTTLFNYCGIGTDLVDFVVDRNPHKQNKFMPGCHVPIYDVERVKQTRPDFLLVLPWNLREEIAGQMAHIRKWGGKFVVPIPAIEVF from the coding sequence CGTGGATCTGGGCATGTCGCCGCCTTCGAACGCACTGCTCACGGCAGAGCGCCTCACGCAGATGGAGCGCTTTTATCCCCTCAAAGCGTTCGTATGCTCCAACTGCTTTTTAGTGCAGCTCGAAGAGTTCGAATCGCCGCAAGAGATCTTTTCGGACTACGCCTATTTCTCGTCGTATTCGACGACGTGGCTGGAACACTGCAAGCGCTACGCAAACGAAGCGACCGACGAGCTGCGCCTCGGCGCCGGGCACCGGGTCGTCGAGATAGCCAGTAACGACGGTTATCTGCTGCAGTATTTCGTCGAACGCGGCGTGCCGGTCTTAGGCGTCGAGCCCGCCGCCAACGTCGCCGCGACCGCAGTAGCCAAGGGCATTCCAACCGAGGTCGACTTCTTCGGCACGCAGACCGCGCGACGATTATCAGCTTCGCACGGCTCCGCCAACCTCGTCGCCGCCAATAACGTTCTCGCGCACGTACCCGACGTCAACGACTTCGTCGAAGGCGTGAGGATTCTCTTAGCCCCCGGCGGACGCGCGACGTTCGAGTTTCCGCATTTGCTGCGGCTGATGGAGTTCAACCAGTTCGATACGATCTATCACGAGCACTTCTCGTACCTCTCCGCGCTTACGGCGTCGCAAATCTTTCGAAAGCACGCATTGAAGATCGTTCGCGTGCAGCACCTGCCCACGCACGGCGGTTCGCTGCGCGTGTGGGTAGCGCACGAGGCCGAGGGAATCGAACCGGAATCGAGCGTCGATGACGTGCTTCGTGAGGAACGTGCGGGCGGACTCGATCGTCTCGAAACGTACCAAAGGTTCCCCGAGCGCGTCGAGTTCGTCAAGCGCCGGCTTCTCGAGTTTCTCATCCAAGCCCGCGACGACGGCAAGCGCGTGGCCGCGTACGGGGCGGCCGCCAAAGGCACGACGCTCTTCAACTACTGTGGGATCGGTACGGACCTCGTCGATTTCGTCGTCGACCGCAATCCGCACAAGCAGAACAAATTCATGCCGGGATGCCACGTTCCCATCTACGACGTCGAGCGCGTGAAGCAGACGCGGCCGGACTTTCTTTTGGTCTTGCCGTGGAACTTGCGCGAAGAGATCGCCGGGCAGATGGCCCACATTCGCAAGTGGGGCGGAAAGTTCGTCGTGCCGATTCCTGCGATCGAGGTCTTCTAA